TCCAACCAAAAGCACACTCAAAACAGACACGTGATAATCTTCTCCGCGACACCCTTCTCTCTTCTGAATCTGCAGAAGGCGAATCGAATTAGGTTAGTTTTTGTTAAGGATTTGGGGAAATTTTTTAGGGTTTGGTTCGAGGAAAATGTATTTCAGCGACGGTCGGAAGCGGCGATGGGCGAGATGACCGGTGGAGGCGGAGGCGGAGGCAGAGGTAGACGCCAGTGGCGTAGAAAAACGATGGCCGGTGGTAGGGGTACCACCGAGACCAAGATTGATATTAATACCAATCATAACAAGTGCCCTAATTCCAATTCCGAAATTACCGAAACGCCCCCGAGTTTTCCAAATATTACTGAACTGCCCCCGACGTTTACAGCTGAGCTTGATTTCTACACTCATGCTCGTAAAGCACTATCCTTTCGCCCTCCCTTCCTTTCAGACGAGTCACAGACATCTACAGCTTCAGTTTCCGGTGCTAATGGTTTACCCAATGGACTGACACATTTGTTGAGTAGGCATTCCGATGGTCGTAAAAGGCACAAGAAGCCGCATTCTGGCGCGGATAAAAAGTCCTCAGCCCCCAGGCAGCCACGCGCAGGCATTCTTTGGACTGAGACTGATGAGTACTTTCGAGAATTGACGATTGAGGATATCGAAAGGCTGGAAGAGGTCTCAGTTGGGTTTTCATGGCAATGAAAAGTGTTTTATGATTCCATGTTTGGATAATGATGACAGTGTTCGTCGACGATATGATGCATTAAATGAATTGCTTATGCGGTTCCGTGATAATGATGACTCGAGTATAGCTAATGCAAATGAATTGAATAGGAATGGGATGGTTAAGGAGATGTTGGTGAAAGAAAAGAACGAGCAAGACTCCATGGATGTGGATGGCGACCAGGGATTAAATGGCAATCTACTAATcaatgatgaaaataatggAGAGAAGAGAGAAAACAATGAGAAAAAACTTTCTTCTTTTAGTGGTGTAGAATGGATTTTAGGATCAAGGAATAAAATTTATTTGGCATCAGAGCGTCCTTCTAAGAAAAGGAAATTGCTAGGGACAGATGCGGGCTTGGAGAAGCTCCTTGTGGCTCGTCCAATTGCAGAGTTAGATTATGTCTGTCATTATTGTAGTTATGGTGAAAATGGTGACCCCTTGAATTGCTTAATCAAGTGTAGTTCTTGTGGGATGGTGGTACATCAGAGGTGTTATGGGGTTCAAGAAGAGGTCAATAGTTCTTGGCTGTGTTCGTGGTGTAAATTTAAGGATACTCTGGGTTTAACTTCGGAGAGGCCATGTTTGCTTTGTCCAAAACAAGGTGGTGCCCTGAAGCCTGTGTGTAAAACAGGTTTTGGGAGTGAGGATGAGAGCTCCGAAGTTGAGTTTGCTCATCTGTTTTGCTGCCAGTGGATTCCTGAGGTCTATTTGGAGAACACTAGATCAATGGAACCGATTATGAATTTGGATAAATTAAAGAACGTGAGAAGGAAGTCGGTTTGTACTTTGTGCAAGGTTAAATGTGGTGCCTGTGTCTGGTGCAGCAACGGTATGCTTTACTGATTTCTTATGTTACACCCTCCATTTTCTTGTTGGATGTCAGGACAGCAAATATTTGTGATGTGCTATGGCTTCTTAGTGCGTTCACATATTGGACAGTTGGACTGCTCCCTGTTTTGTCATTTGATTCTTGTTTTATGTTATTAGTTCACTACTTGATCTAATAGAGAAAGCTCTGCCACTTTCCGATCTAATATTTTGTACTGAGACTGattgaaaataattaataaaatagagATTGACattcatttttcaaaaattatatttctcctcTATTTCCCTTAATTTACTTTTCCTACAAGTAGCGCATGTTTCTTTTGGGGTAAGTGGCAGCCTTTACAGTAACTTTGAATACTTATTGCTTACTGACCTTGCAAATGATTTTCAATTGTTTGTGAAAGTAGCTTTTAGATGCAAAAGGCTTGGCCGTCTTGGATCCTATAATCGCTCTCCTCTAACCTGTTTTAACGTCAGGCCTGCTGAAACAACTGGCCCACAGTTTTTTAAGTGTATGATACTAATGTTTCCGTAAATGGTGGGTTGCTAATAAAATTTGCATCACATCTTGCAAAAGTCTGTTGGCCGTCAAGGAAAATGCAAACAAAATATCTAAAACTAGAAGGATTTGGTACATCAGTTTTAATCATGCTGTGGTAATTGTCCGTGTGTAGCtgtttcaattttaaaatggtTCCGTGGTAAGATCCTTTAAATAGTCTACCCTTTTTCCCCATGTGAATGGGCTGGACACACAACATTTCTTTGTTATTTGGCTAAATAAAAATTCGGAGTTATAAGAGTTTCCAGAAGCTGGCATGATCGACATAGATTGTTTGTTTCTAGAGATATTTCTGGTTTTAATCGTTCGAGAGAATAAAAAATTACAGCAGTGTCTCCTCTCCTGAGAAAAAATTTAACCTATATGAaggaaattaaatttaaatgctTGGTGCATCATGATTCCACTGAAAAGCTTTGGCGGCTTCATTAGTTCATTTGTGTTTGAAGCTCGTGTGTGCAGTTTTTATCTGTTTGAATTTGTTAGGTAGGACATGACAATGATGATCTCCATATATCTATGCTATATATTAAGCTAGAGCACCCAATAATAACTTTTTTTGGTGAAGCCTTTTTCAATATTCCGAAACTGCCCTTAGTTTACTTCTTTGTTCACACTTTTTTTTGTGCAAACTCTTTTCCAATTTTTTTCTTGCAACGATCCACAATTCATTCAACTCTTACAATTCATTTCATTTCTCATACAATATCATACAAAATAGAAAAATTCCACCGAAGATCTCAAATTCACAATCGATTCTATTGTTCTACAAAACtctattgaatttatttttatattttgtgGACACTCATGTGTGCTACGGTTACTAGTTGATGTCATGCTTAATTATGGAATAtgaaaaactaaaatcaaattgtaAATCACTTCTAATGGAATACTGAACCAAATGGGTGATAAAGGTTATCTAACTCTGTTTTGAAAGAAGTCTCACAGTCTAACTCTAATGTTGGATTCTTTCACTGTATATCTTTCTTTACGATGATCATCATTTGGTTTGTTACTTTACTttgtatatttaaaatttttggaaCCTGGACCATGTTGGCGGGCAGACAATTGATTTGATCTAGAACTTAAGGTCTACTCGAAGCATGTAACGAGTAATTACTTGTATGGATGAATATTTTTTAAGATTAAGTGCAGAAGTGGAGATATTATATGTACATATCTGTAGCATAAGCCTTTCTTTTTCATATTTATAGAATTTACTTAAAGTAGATTATGGATTAGTTTGTGTGGTTAAGGACTTAAGGttcttttcaaattttgtaTCTAAATTGTTTATACTGGTCGTGGAGGTCTTTTTTGTCTTTGAAGAACCCATTGCACCCCCTCCGTCTAAATTCAAATGAAGCTCTTGGATTTTGTTAAATCAAGGGTTTTTAAAAATTGTTCTTTGAAGGGGTTCTGCAGTATGTATACCCGAAGCTGTACTTCCGGGATGACATTCTACTGAACGGAAGTTAATTACCCGGTGGATTTTGTGGTTTGTTTGATATCATATCGTGCTCTGTAGAAGCCGTGTTTCCATGCGAGTTTATTCGTTGAAGCCACATGTGCCTCTTCCTCCTCGTTTAAGAGTCGAAGTAATTGACTAGAATGAAATAATTTAAGCTCCTTCTGTGATGATAGATATTGGTTCATTTAATTGCTTGCAATTAATTTGTTTGTCTGCTTGTTACTGACGAATTGTTCACTTGGTGTTTGTTAGGAGCTTGTACTTGCAATTAATTTGTTTGTCTGCTTGTTACTGACGAATTGTTCACTTGGTGTTTGTTAGGAGCTTGTAGAACCTCATTCCATCCAATCTGTGCCAGGGAGGCTACATATAGAATGGAGATATGGGGAAAACTTGGATGTGACGAGGTGTGTACTCTTGTTTTTTCAGTACTTTTGTTACTTTAATCTGTAAAACTGTAAGTTAACTATTTTGGGATTATGATTCCTATTGTTTTGTGgttgtggttttgaaaacaGCTCATTTTTTTGTTGCTAAAGCTAGCTCATTTATAGACCTCATAACATTTGCAGTTTTCCGTCTTTTCCTCTCCCTTTGTTCATGTCTTCTGGTTTTCCAATGTCTTTTAGGTTGAATTGCGTGCATATTGCTCTAAACATTCGGAAGTTCAGCATGATAGTAGCAGTCAAAATGCTGAAGATGTTTCTTCTGCAGGTGATTCTGTTTCTCATGTTAGTAAGCAACGACAGATGATTTCAACAGTAAATGAATCTCACAAGTTAAATATTACCCAAACAAATGAtgataaattttctgttgacaCTGAAACAGCTGACAAGGATCTTAGTAAGCtggatgatattttgattgatAAAGAGGCTTTATTAGATAATAATGGACCAAGTTCTGGACCCCGTCATGTTGATAAGGAGGCGGTAGATAGGAATGACAATGAAGATATTAATGCATATGGTGCTCTCAATTtcacttttatactgaaaaagGTATTGTGAAGTAATGTAGGATAGCAAAATAATtcttgttgttttcttaataaGCCAATCATATGTTTTATGCAGTTGATTGATATGCGTAAAGTTGATGCAAAAGATGTGGCCTTAGAGATTGGTGTTGCACCGGGTTATTTGAACTCAATTTTAACTGTAATGTtcacattttcttatttttcttttttttgtattttctttTTGCCGAGTGATTTGATTCAGTTGCAAGCTGAATATTGTAAATCCAGTATCGATAGAAAATTTATCTTTCTGGGTGATCAGTTGATGTATCTTTGATTCGATTTGCCTTTACATTTTTTTATCCTTTTTCATTTGCTTTTACTTGCTTTGCTTGTTTGCATTTTCTCATCTTGTTTTTCTTTGAGCAGGATAATCACATGGCTCCTGAATTACAATGCAAAATAGTTAAATGGATAAAAGACCATGCTCATATTGCTAGCTTACAGAAAACTTTGAAAGTGAAGATTAAACCGATAGTCGTACCCGATGCTGTTGTTGATGTAGCTGAAGGTGATAGTTCTGTTTCAGTTGAGAAATCTGATACTGCCGATACAGTTCCTGTTAAATCTGTTCCTCCCCGGAGAAGAACCAAAGGAAACATGAGGATTTCGGGAGACGAAAAATCAAGTAGAGGTAAGGAGAAAGTTGATTTAACCACCGAGCAAGGTGGTGATATGTGCGTTCGTGGTGGAGAGGATTTAAATGGTCCACTTGGGAAGTTTTTACCTGGTGTAACCAAGGTATTGTTGATGGcctttgtgttttaaaggtttcaactTTTGGTGATAGAGTCTTGGTGCGATTCTGCGTTGCCTTTGTTAACCAAGTTTTTGTGTTGCGTGTCACATTTGTTTTTTCCAATTTTTATGGTGGTTGCAAATTGGAAGTGTCTCGTGAAAGAACGTAAGATTGATGAGAATTAACCCATCTGTTTAAAAGTCCCGTTTATGGCATGCAAGAGATCCAGTTAGACATCGATCACCTTCTTGGTTTCCTTTTATTACCTTTTAGTGCTGTGGAATTCTTTTCGGTTGTCTCTGATTCGTGGTCAGAAGTCTGAGTTTTTTCAAGGTTAATACTGCATCCAATGTAATGAAGGATGTCATTGTGCTAATTTCATTAAATCTATTCATATTTTTACTAATGTGATTTTGAACCTCTGAAGTTTCATCATATGCTTTCTGTTATGCAGGTGGTGATTGATCCTGTGCTGCCCGAAGATAGTTCATTGAGCGAACCCTTGAAAATTGAAGGTATGCTACTTAATCCAGTGTGTGATGGTCGTGTTAGAAGATAGGGGGTTGATGTTACACATTTAAATTTAAACAGCTGTTGAAAGTGGTACTGATTTGAAATCTACTCTGATGAAACGTACTTCTCTGCTGCATTTAATTTGTAATTTGTGATACTTTTCTTAATATGGTTACTGTATTTTATCAGAAGTGATAGATGTGCATAGTTGCAGTGAGTATGTCAAGTATCATCGCCATTAAACAACCACAAGTAAATTGACCCCAGCATTGTTGAAATATCATTTATGGCAACCTTCTCCAACTATTCCCGATTCTGTTTTATGGCAACCTGGTGCTGAATATTCAGACATTTCCTACCTCTTGTTTCCTTTATCAGTCTAAACAAGAATTGTATATTGAGCAAATTAAAACCCTTGGCAGCTGTGCTGTTTCTGTCAAATGAggatttttttcaaataataaaGTTTTATTTTATGAAGTCTTAATTTGGTGAAAGAGTCCTTTAAAAAAAGATTCAGCGAAAGAGGAGAGTAAATCAATTACTATTCTGATCTAAGCTCTTCACaaggaatttttttttcctgttGTATGTTTAATGCACCTGCTACTACTCTCTGGACCCGGATAACAGTGTATCCTCTTTTCCTCCTGTTTTATATTGATACTGTCACAAATGTGGTTTGATTTATTCTTCCTCGTGAAAATGGTGAATAAATGGTACCTGGATGTTATTGAATTTTCTGTATCTACAATATATCTaagtattttatattaatgttCGGaatttctattttgttgttaAGAAGCTTATGTATTTCTATTTACAAAGGAGCCTTCAAGAATAACTTAGCAGAATAAAACAGATGATCATTGAAGTTCATTCTCGTCCTTTCGTGCTATTTTTATGGTTTCTTTCTTAGCTAAATTATGAGTCCTTGAGTTTCTTTCGCGATGAATCCTTGAGTTTCTTACGCCAGATTTATCACTGTTGAATTTGTGTTTCAGCTTTGTTGGGACTggtatattaatattttatgattttctcAGCGAGTTCTGTTTGTTGAGAACTCTTTCTTCCACTCTCTCAAATTGTTTGCCTACTTCTTACATACCTTGACTGTTTGCTATGACAGATGAGATGTCGAAGGATTTGTCCCAGTGTCATGGTCTAGCTCGGGAGATTCAAAAATCAAAGCAGATGACTACTCACTCACTCTTGGTGACGTAAGCGTTGAATGGTTGAATGAACCATTTTTTATTGGAATATGTCTACTGTGTGATTAGGTGTAGGTGTCTTAGGGCCTTAAATTTTATTTCCATTTTATTTTTCAGTTCTTTAAGATTATTTTGATAGTCTTGGACATAATCTATCTTTGTTCTGTAGAAATGGGGAATTTGTGACCGGTTCATATGTGCATCCATTTATCTACAACAAATTGTTGCAGACAGAGAATGTCATGCTTGAGAAGACTCTGGATTACGAGTCTTCAGGTAAGATTTTGTCTGTTTTTCCTGTATTTATCCATGGGGCCAAATGGTTTCTCACTAAATCTGGCAGATTTGACAGACCGAGAAGTTTCACAGTTCGAAGCATCTTCTAGTTCTGGCCACTGTTGTCATAATCATAGCTTGCGGGCAACTTCTGGCGGTGGGCTATCTGAATCTGACAGAGAAAGTCTTGACCAATTGATCAAGGCGAGAAATCTAAGTATGCTGAAATTGTCTCCTGAAGACGAAGTGGAAGGGGAACTTATTTATTATCAGCAAAAGCTCCTTAGCAACGTTGTTACAAAAAAACACCTATGTGGTCCGTGCTCTGTCACATTTTCTCACCTTTTTATTTGGAGACTTGTCGCTTTTCTTGTTACATGCTTATCAAGGATGTAACTGAATTTATTTCCCTGCTGTTCTGTGTCCAGATGATTTGGTGATGAAGGTTGTTAGGAGTCTTCCTCAGGAGCTTGATGttgtaagaaataaaaaatgGGATGCTGTGTTAATTTGCCAATAtaatcatgagcttagggaaaCAAAAAAGCAAGGCAGGAAAGAGCGTCGGCATAGGGAAGCTCAGGCTATATTGGCTGCTGCAACTGCTGCAGCTGCTGCTTCATCTAGAATTTCATCATTTAGGAAAGATACGCTCGAAGAATCTGCACACCAGGAGGTTATCCTTCTGCTTAAAATTTTTACTTGCGATTGTTGTTTTTCTGTatataacatttatttttattttcgtattcagGAACTTTTGAAAGTGAATGCCTTTGATTTAAGGCCTGAGGTTAACTCTCAATTGAATCCTCGAGTGAAAGAGACTCTTTCTATGTCTGCTGTTGCAAGAAGCTCACTAGATACAACATATGATACTTTCAATTTAGCTTCAGATATTTCGAAAGAACTTCCCAGAACCTGTGATATATGTAGACGTTCTGAGACAATTTTGAACCCAATTTTAGTTTGTTCCAGATGCAAGGTATTTTCGTAGTTCtgtaatttttatttgtgaagtAGCATTCTTATTTAATGTTCCGAATAGTATTATCGTGTTAATCACCTTCCTTTGCCTCATAGGTTACAGTACATTTGGATTGCTATTGTAGCATCAAAAGCTCAACGGTGCCATGGCATTGTGAATTATGTGAAGAATTATTTTCTTCTCAAGGACCTGGAGCTTCGACAACATACTCATTGTTTGCGGAATGTGTTTTATGTGGTGGTACCGCCGGTGCTTTCAGGAAGTCAGAAGATGGTCAATGGGTACACGCCTTATGTGCTGAAGTAAATCTTTCTTTTTTCTgcctaaaaaaattattttactttCTTGGTTCTATTTTGCATTCTCCTCATAGTTTGTGCATTGTCATTTGTTATCAATGTAGTGGGTGTTGGAGGCAACTTACAAAAGAGGACAAGTCAATCCTATCCAGAGACTGGTAGGTGTATTTTGATTTTGGGtttatttcttcttttgctCCTTGACTGCATATGTGAAGTTTAATACGTGGTTATTTTTTCAGGAAACTCTCTGCAAGGGAGTTGATTCTTGCATTGTTTGCTCTCGAAAACAGGGTGTCTGCCTTAAGGTGAAGATATATACATATGTGGATTGTCACACATGTTCTTAACCTTGGTTTTCGTCAATGTCGTTATTTGTGTTTTTTTAATTATGTACAGTGTAGTTATGGTCACTGTCAGACCACATTTCATCCTACTTGTGCTAGAAGTTCTGCTTTCCACATGACGGTGCATACTGTTGGGGGCAAGGCGCAACACAAGGCATACTGTGAAAAGCATAGTTCAGAGCAGAAAGCcaaggtattttattttatttttttcagccAAATTTAGATGCCATAAtggtttatattttaaatttaattttgatttttttgtccAGGCTGACACTCAAAGGAATGGGGCTGAAGAGATTAAGAGTCTTAAGCAAATTAGGGTAAGTGACCATGGCTTCCTTTTTTTGTGGTCGTATCTGCTTCTAGTTTTTCTGCCATCCTAAAtgaaaatatatgattttttttagttgGGCAATTGATAGAACATACAGTAATATAAtgatatttatctgtgagattaTAACTCGTGCTCTTTTCATTTATAATCCCTGACACTTCTTGTTTTATCTGGATTTCATGGACATAATTGATCTTAACTGAACCTTTAGTGTGTGGCAAGGATAATATTTGATAAAACTGTGTGCCTATGTTGTTTTAACCAACTCTGGGCTATTTAATGGGCTACACTTTTACAGGGGAAGGGAATTTGGGTTTGAATCAAATTTCCTATATTCAGGTTCTctcttttatgtttttataactTACATAGGACTGACTTTATCCACGTTTGCGTTTGGCAGGTTGAACTGGAAAGATTGCGCCTTCTATGTGAAAGAATAATCAAAAGGGAGAAATTGAAGGTAAGCTCTGCATGTGTTCCGCGCAACCATACCTGTGGAGTACTAAAATTTTCTTCCGCTTTTGTACTTTTCAGCGTGAATTGGTTACTTGCTCACATCATATTCTTGCTTCAAGTCGAGACTCTGTCCTATCTGCTTTGGCTCGTCACCCTTTTTATCAGCCTGAAATGAGTTCGGAATCAGCTACAACCTCAATCCAAGGTTACACAGATGGCTACAAATCAGGCAGCGAAATAGTACAAAGATCAGACGACATAACGGTCGATAGCACAGTTGCAGGTAAAAGGCGAATTAAAATTTCCATCTCCATGGACAACCAAAGACCAGCCTACAGTTCTGCATCCCAAAACCTTCATTTAACAAAACCTATGGAGAGGGTTTCAGTTTCTGGGAAGCAAACTCCACACAGAGATTCTGTTGTGCCTCGAAATCCTTCAGATGATGTGGAAAAGCATTATAAGTATAATAAAGTAAGTGTCGTTATGGTAGTTGATGTGATTCAGATTATTTTGTATCGTTATAGCGTTATTTATTTTCGATATTTATGCAGCATACTGAAACTTTCGAAAAAGAGCTTGTAATGACCTCAGACCAAGCATCCATGAAGAATCAGCGGCTACCTAAAGGATTTGTTTATGTTCCGGTTCAGTGCCTTTCTAAGGACAAGGAAACTGTTCCAGATGCATCTTCTGGTGAACCTATGGAACGTAATGTGTAGATTCATCATCGTCTTGGATCTGAGGCGCCTAGCAGTTGTGAGCAAAGTCCTAATCCAGAACAGTACCTGCCTTGGCACAGCAATGTTTTTTTCGTGCCATTAATGGCTGATTTAGTGCTGAAATGGACTGAGCATGTGATCGGTTCAGGAAGTTGGGCATTATTGTTGTATATGCATTATCAAAGCATACTGTACAGCGGAAAGGGATTTCTTCCCATTTCATGTATTTCAAGCAGCTCAATTGGTCAAGTCACGTTACTTGTTTTCTAGTCTTCTTAACCCTCTTAGATTAGTTGTAGTTTCTTTCTCCATGTTAGAAAGGGCAATGAGTTTCTGCTTCTTGTAATTGTATAAAGCCATTCGATGGAGTACCTTTTATAGACTCTGTAAAAGTTAGTGTATATATTCAATTCTCCATTAAAAGCAATTAGCTTACCTGGCAGCAGAATACTCCCAGCATGATAAATTCAATTCATACTTTTGCTGTGAGACTAGAGTGTGATCTGGTTTTGACTTGTCTCTTATAGATGCACCACATCCTTTCTGTCCGGTTTCTGGTTTTCGTATTGCCAGAAGTAAGTTGATTGATGTTTTTGTTTTCTTATATTCGAAGAGATTCAAATGGCCGTTCAGTGTCCTCCTACACTGGCATGCTTCACAATGTTTATAGTTGCTGTTTTGATATTTCATGAACCGGGGCTCCCATTGAGGTGATCCTTCTTTACTTTATACGCCCCCTtcttttctctctctttttacCAATTAGCTAATATGTGTCTCCATTGTAATATTTTTGGTTTTTGACTATTTGAATACTAGTTTTGCAACTGCAGGCTCAAGTTATTCATTTGTTCGACCCTCCTTGGTCGCACGGGAGTCATTTGAATGCTCTTCAAGTTGTTTTTCTGTTAGATATTTGCATCCAATGCTCAGTTTCATGAACATCAACGAATAGCACTTGGGCAGGAGATGGTTTGAATTATGATAGTTTGAGCAATCCTTTAGTCCATCACCTTGTGGCACACAGTAAAGGTATGGCATCATTTTGCgttgcatttatttttttagAGGCATCGCTTTCAACTGGTGATTGGATGTTTGGCTAGAAGCCTAGAATCGAACTTGTAGTCTCACTCGGGAGCCGGGTTGTATATGTTAATCGGAAGGATCTCTTTCAACTGGTGATTGGACCTGCTGTTAAATTGCACGAGTCCTGTTCTTGATGAGATGACgttattttcttcttcttttgttACATGTTTAGTAACATGAGCGGTAGATGCTATGGATGCAAATTATCTGGCAGACGGGCAGAATTTATTGTCAGTCTTCGGATGCCGACTTTCTCGCATGTGGTCCTATGCTTGTCTAGCAGTGTTTTATGAGGCGGCGTTCGATCTCTCTCTCTCGCTGTCAACGATTTTCAGTATTTTGAGCTACTGGTCGAGTTAATCTTCAACCCTTGctccttttttttaaaagggACGTTGAATTGTTGCGTCCAAACTTGGTATACAGTCCCAGTGGAGTTTGATGTTATCTGCACGAGTTTAAAAGACAGCGGAGAGTGGTGCTGCGATTAGCTAACTTGGCTTCTGTGCTTAGGATATACTCTTTTAGGGAAGTAAAACTTTGGTTAAACTAGATCAAACCGATTAATTCGGAAATTCGATTCTTACTTTTAAAAAATTGGCTCAATTTGTTTATTTTGCTTATGATTATCGTTATAAAAATTGGTTAAATCTATTTACTAATTATTGagataaaaaaaacattattgATAAAATCGGAAGTGATGgctttgtttttttaataaatataaatccaATCGAATGTTTTTAGTAAACGTtctaattttcaattttttcttctgaatttaGGAGTGGtcaatttttaattttgtttggtTTGTTTTTTCCTGAGCTATACAAATATAACTTGATGTTCTGTTCGAAAATCAAATTAACTCTATTGTAGAGTACAGTTGCAATGTACCATTAAGATGTAATAGCATCCTCGTGATTATGTTGTTCACTTTATGTGAAATTGTTTTGTTTAAAGTTAAATCAATATAAACACCAGTAGTACATCAAAATCAATTCAATCGCTCCAAAATCCTCTGATTTTTCGTTTcgtgctatggattttgttgaGGTGTTAGCCATCTTCGGACCCGGAATCTCTGGCGCGGTATTCGGAGTCGGCTGGTGGTTTTGGGTTGACGCTGTTGTTTGCAGCGTCGTCAAGGTTCCCTTCGTTCACTATCTCCCAGGTATTTGTCCTCAAGTTACAGATACAAAGTTTGgttttgttattttatattGCGTTCTGTTATTAGATTTTTTTTCCGTTTGCTATTTGCAGGAATTTTTGCATCTTTTGCTGCTTTGATGTTTAATTGCGTGAAGAAAGAGGATATTGATTACTCGCCCTACGATGAAGGAGAGTGGAGGTATCTTACATGCTTTTAAAGTACCGACTCGACGTGATGACATTGTGGGTTTTCGATTGTTGTTAGGGCTTGGGATTTTTATTTGACGCGATCTATGGTAACAAGATAACCATTTTGTAAATTTTTGCACCGCTGTTTAGTATAGCATATCGGCCAGACATAAATTCCAAGGATTACGGGTACTTTTAGGAATGCAAACTTGATCTTTGGAAAACTGTATTCAAAATTCTAGATACTAAGCAACTACCCTAGCTCAAGGCACCTCAGATTGTAGTATAGAGAAATTCCATGATCCGAAACTCTAGTATTTTCGGTGACTAGTGAGATTTTGTTTGCTAAAGAAGTTAGGGAAAACTATTTTATGTGTGCTTAATTTTACGTGTTCAGCCAATTTAATTTGATACAAGTAGAATGTATATCTTCACCAATGTGTTGATCTTCGTTTCAGTTATTTTTGTGTCATCGACTGTGTAATTTGGCGTTACATCAGAATGACTTGAATCTTCTCTACCATCTCTGTGTCTTTGCATGTTTCTCCTATTATATGGTGTTATCTAATTAAGGTTTCTTGTCATCCATGTGAGCTATGCATTAGCTTAAATATGATAGCGCAAATCTTAACAAATAACATCAAAATCCTTATCTGATCGACTGCATTCTTTCTGCTATAAAATTCGCTGCAAACTGACTTGTAAATGACGC
The Primulina eburnea isolate SZY01 chromosome 5, ASM2296580v1, whole genome shotgun sequence genome window above contains:
- the LOC140832555 gene encoding uncharacterized protein isoform X2, with the translated sequence MDFVEVLAIFGPGISGAVFGVGWWFWVDAVVCSVVKVPFVHYLPGIFASFAALMFNCVKKEDIDYSPYDEGEWSWHIDTRCDGDNRSFSMDRRCRCSSMCVCADQRADLLDLSFRII
- the LOC140832555 gene encoding uncharacterized protein isoform X1, with amino-acid sequence MDFVEVLAIFGPGISGAVFGVGWWFWVDAVVCSVVKVPFVHYLPGIFASFAALMFNCVKKEDIDYSPYDEGEWRLKVWLFIAYVVSFVSLAASVGILIQDAMVTTGPSAWTGVAGVLQCVCVLISGLIYWISHSE